CTTCGCCAAGCAAGTTTGAGAGCGGTGGCAGATCATTATCCCATTCGATCAAAGCGGGCCTGGATCCGAAACGGCGAAGAGCATAGGCATAAAGATCCCATGTGGGTCCCGCAATGGAAGCCGCATGAGTGTCGATCAATATCTCTCCGCCGTCATTGGCCTCGTCCTTTTCCGGCGTAAAGCCGCCCAGGTGCAGTTGAGAGATGGCTTCCGCCGGCAGGCTATCGATGTACTTCTTCGCGTCATAACCCATGTTATGCGCGCTCAGATAGGTATTACTGATATCCAGCAGCAACCGGCATCCGGTGCTTCCGGCGAGCTCCGAAAGAAATTCGGCCTCGTTCATCGTCGATGAGCGGAAGCCGACATAGCTCGCCGGGTTCTCGACGAGATACGGCCGTCCCAGGACATCCTGAACTTCCTGAACGTGAGATTGGACCACCTGCAGCGCCTCCTTATTAAAAGGAAGAGGCAACAAATCGTTCAGGTACTCATTGCCGAACGTGGACCAGGCCAGATGGCCGGAGACGAAAATGGGATCGACCTGCTCCACCAGTTCGCGCATGCGCTTCAGGTGCGGGCGATCGATCCCATTTGCGCTTCCAACAGAGACTCCGACGGTGTGAATGGAAACGGGGTAATGATGAGATATCTCCATCAGCAGTTCTTTCGCGTGAGGATTGGCGAGGAAATTCTCGGGATGAATCTCGAACCATCCCACGCTGGGGCGAGTGGCCACCACTTCCGCAAT
The sequence above is a segment of the Terriglobia bacterium genome. Coding sequences within it:
- a CDS encoding DUF692 domain-containing protein; this encodes MKPNRRIPERAGIGLRLPHIAEVVATRPSVGWFEIHPENFLANPHAKELLMEISHHYPVSIHTVGVSVGSANGIDRPHLKRMRELVEQVDPIFVSGHLAWSTFGNEYLNDLLPLPFNKEALQVVQSHVQEVQDVLGRPYLVENPASYVGFRSSTMNEAEFLSELAGSTGCRLLLDISNTYLSAHNMGYDAKKYIDSLPAEAISQLHLGGFTPEKDEANDGGEILIDTHAASIAGPTWDLYAYALRRFGSRPALIEWDNDLPPLSNLLGEALRADAITAETLTGEAFRANAG